Proteins encoded in a region of the Candidatus Zixiibacteriota bacterium genome:
- a CDS encoding radical SAM protein — MDLTFRCNMNCCYCVAKDTSKILGKPNSLDLKVSREVLKAINTSGFLLVVITGGEPFLPEVESSLTALVSGIQKKGIVVDTNGTIKPSVKTLQILVRKHAMVRVSWDSPTPSRETYFRKYGSLFKSDRDYMKRKEQVIRLLSRQGLTVAVQSVVSGVNYADSNFHKLPYRLKELGINKLYLQRIIPSHKVLYDTQRKKHLVTYPEYSECVANIEKHAQLCDVKCISKMDRRHNSVFLLVHNGDIYTQSDEEPGKKVWLGPMARIEDYFEYVSSADHASRYYAQKC, encoded by the coding sequence GTGGATCTGACCTTTCGCTGCAATATGAACTGTTGCTATTGTGTTGCCAAAGATACTTCCAAAATCTTGGGAAAACCAAATTCACTGGACCTAAAAGTGTCGAGAGAAGTGCTAAAGGCCATCAATACATCGGGCTTTCTGCTAGTAGTCATTACTGGCGGTGAGCCATTCCTACCTGAGGTAGAATCTTCGCTCACGGCCCTTGTTTCGGGCATACAGAAAAAGGGCATTGTTGTGGATACCAATGGTACCATAAAGCCTTCCGTGAAGACCCTTCAAATCCTTGTGCGAAAGCATGCGATGGTACGTGTATCTTGGGATAGCCCAACACCCAGCAGGGAGACGTATTTTCGGAAATACGGCTCACTATTCAAGTCGGATCGTGACTATATGAAGCGCAAGGAGCAGGTTATCCGCTTGTTGTCCAGGCAGGGGCTTACGGTAGCCGTCCAATCTGTGGTGAGCGGGGTCAATTACGCAGACTCAAACTTTCACAAGCTGCCATATCGTCTGAAGGAGTTGGGTATCAACAAGCTGTACTTGCAGCGCATTATTCCCTCGCACAAGGTGTTGTACGATACCCAGAGGAAGAAACACCTGGTAACTTATCCCGAGTACAGTGAGTGCGTCGCAAACATTGAAAAGCACGCCCAACTCTGCGATGTAAAGTGTATCTCTAAGATGGATCGGCGCCACAACTCAGTGTTTCTTCTTGTTCATAACGGAGACATCTACACTCAAAGTGATGAAGAACCTGGCAAAAAAGTGTGGCTAGGACCGATGGCTCGGATTGAGGACTACTTTGAATATGTAAGTAGCGCAGACCACGCGTCACGCTATTACGCACAGAAATGCTAA